In Methylomonas sp. ZR1, one DNA window encodes the following:
- the fabA gene encoding 3-hydroxyacyl-[acyl-carrier-protein] dehydratase FabA, whose protein sequence is MEKQHSFTREELLMSGRGELYGPTNAQLPLPNMLMMDRIVHISDEGGKYGKGEIIAELDITPELWFFDCHFQGDPVMPGCLGLDAMWQLVGFYLCWLGGPGKGRALGCGEVKFTGQVLPTAKKVTYKIDLKRVILRKLVMGIADATMEVDGKQIYEATDLRVGLFTSTQDF, encoded by the coding sequence ATGGAGAAGCAGCACAGTTTCACGCGCGAAGAATTATTAATGTCCGGCCGAGGTGAATTATACGGTCCGACCAACGCGCAGCTACCGCTTCCCAATATGCTGATGATGGACCGCATCGTCCATATTTCCGATGAAGGCGGCAAATACGGCAAAGGCGAAATCATCGCCGAGTTGGATATTACCCCCGAATTATGGTTTTTTGATTGCCACTTTCAAGGTGATCCGGTCATGCCGGGCTGTCTGGGTTTGGACGCGATGTGGCAATTGGTCGGTTTTTATTTATGCTGGCTGGGCGGCCCCGGCAAAGGCCGCGCGCTGGGTTGCGGCGAAGTTAAATTCACCGGCCAAGTACTGCCGACAGCCAAAAAAGTGACTTATAAAATCGACTTGAAGCGCGTGATTCTACGCAAATTGGTCATGGGCATCGCCGATGCGACGATGGAAGTCGATGGCAAACAAATCTACGAGGCGACCGATTTACGAGTCGGTTTATTCACTTCCACCCAAGATTTCTAA
- the fabB gene encoding beta-ketoacyl-ACP synthase I, with amino-acid sequence MKRVVVTGLGIVSSIGNNRDEVVDSLRAGRSGIVHAPVYAEMGFRSHVHGPVNIDLDEAIDRKVKRFMGDGAAYNYLAMEQAIADSGLEESQVSNIRTGLVMGSGGPSTSNLVDSADILRSKGVKKVGPYMVTRAMSSTNTACLATPFKIKGVNYSISSACATSAHCIGHAMELIQLGKQDVVFAGGGEELHWTMSVMFDAMGALSSKYNDTPETASRPYDETRDGFVISGGGGVLVIEELEHAKARGAKIYAELVGYGATSDGYDMVQPSGEGAVRCMQQALATVNEKIDYINAHGTSTPVGDTRELEAMREVFGVDGVPAVSSTKSLTGHALGAAGVNEAIYSLLMMQENFLSASANINQLDPGAAGIPIVREYRDNVTLNTIMSNSFGFGGTNATLIFQRYNG; translated from the coding sequence ATGAAGCGCGTCGTTGTAACAGGTTTAGGGATAGTTTCCAGCATCGGCAACAACCGGGACGAAGTGGTTGATTCTTTACGCGCTGGCCGTTCCGGTATCGTTCACGCACCGGTCTATGCCGAGATGGGCTTTCGCAGCCATGTACACGGCCCGGTTAATATTGATCTGGATGAAGCGATCGACCGTAAAGTTAAACGCTTTATGGGCGACGGTGCCGCATACAACTACCTGGCTATGGAACAGGCTATTGCCGACTCCGGCCTGGAAGAGTCGCAAGTGTCCAATATCCGCACCGGCTTAGTGATGGGCTCCGGCGGGCCGTCAACGTCCAATCTGGTCGATTCCGCCGACATTCTGCGTTCCAAAGGTGTAAAAAAGGTCGGACCCTACATGGTGACGCGCGCCATGTCCAGCACCAACACGGCCTGCTTGGCCACGCCCTTTAAAATCAAAGGCGTCAATTACTCCATCAGCTCCGCTTGCGCCACCAGCGCCCACTGCATCGGCCACGCCATGGAATTGATTCAATTAGGCAAACAAGACGTTGTGTTCGCCGGCGGCGGTGAAGAACTGCACTGGACTATGTCGGTGATGTTCGACGCGATGGGCGCACTGTCTTCAAAATATAACGACACGCCAGAGACGGCCTCCCGGCCTTACGACGAAACCCGCGACGGCTTCGTCATCTCGGGCGGCGGCGGTGTTTTGGTGATTGAGGAACTGGAACATGCCAAAGCACGCGGCGCTAAAATCTATGCCGAACTGGTCGGCTACGGTGCAACTTCCGATGGCTACGACATGGTGCAACCGTCCGGCGAAGGCGCAGTGCGCTGCATGCAACAAGCCTTGGCTACCGTTAATGAAAAAATTGACTATATCAACGCGCACGGCACCAGCACCCCGGTAGGCGATACCCGCGAACTAGAAGCGATGCGCGAAGTGTTTGGTGTTGACGGCGTACCGGCAGTCAGCTCAACCAAATCTTTAACCGGACATGCCTTGGGTGCGGCCGGCGTCAACGAAGCCATTTATTCCTTGCTGATGATGCAGGAAAACTTCTTGAGTGCCTCCGCCAATATCAACCAACTCGATCCAGGTGCGGCCGGCATTCCTATCGTTAGAGAATATCGGGATAACGTCACGCTGAACACCATTATGTCCAACAGCTTCGGCTTTGGCGGCACCAACGCCACGCTGATTTTCCAACGCTACAACGGCTAA
- the ttcA gene encoding tRNA 2-thiocytidine(32) synthetase TtcA, translating into MSDPEHKSRTQFNKLQKRLRRCVGEAIADFNMIEPDDKVMVCLSGGKDSYTMLDILLNLQKTAPINFEIIAVNLDQKQPGFPEHVLPEYLQSIGVPYHIIEHDTYSIVKRIIPEGQTTCSLCSRLRRGTLYGFAKEHKITKIALGHHRDDIIETFFLNMFYAGKLKAMPPKLLSDDKQNIVIRPLAYCREKDINRFAAFKQFPIIPCNLCGSQENLQRKAMKQMLNAWDKQFPGRIETIFASLQNIAPSQMADTSLFDFAGLRRDPESTIPRVVSDEAGLDILER; encoded by the coding sequence ATGTCCGATCCAGAACACAAATCCCGTACCCAGTTTAACAAGCTGCAAAAACGCCTGAGACGTTGCGTTGGCGAAGCCATCGCCGATTTCAACATGATAGAGCCCGATGATAAGGTCATGGTGTGTCTGTCCGGCGGCAAAGATTCTTACACCATGTTGGACATTCTGCTGAACTTGCAGAAAACCGCGCCAATCAATTTTGAGATTATTGCCGTCAATCTGGATCAGAAGCAGCCAGGCTTTCCGGAACATGTGCTGCCGGAATATCTACAATCGATAGGCGTGCCCTACCACATCATCGAGCACGACACTTACAGCATCGTCAAACGCATCATCCCGGAAGGCCAAACCACTTGCAGCCTATGTTCTCGGCTACGTCGTGGCACGTTGTACGGATTTGCCAAGGAACATAAGATCACCAAGATCGCCCTGGGCCATCACCGCGACGACATTATCGAAACCTTCTTTTTAAACATGTTCTACGCTGGCAAACTGAAAGCCATGCCGCCGAAGCTGCTGAGTGACGATAAGCAAAACATCGTCATACGTCCGTTAGCATATTGCCGGGAAAAAGACATCAACCGCTTCGCGGCTTTCAAACAGTTTCCGATCATTCCCTGCAATCTGTGCGGTTCGCAAGAAAACCTGCAACGCAAGGCCATGAAACAAATGCTCAACGCTTGGGATAAACAATTCCCCGGCCGCATCGAGACGATTTTCGCCAGTTTGCAAAATATCGCGCCGTCGCAAATGGCCGATACCAGCTTGTTCGATTTTGCCGGCCTGCGCCGCGACCCCGAATCCACTATTCCGCGCGTCGTATCCGATGAAGCCGGACTGGACATCCTAGAACGCTAA
- the galE gene encoding UDP-glucose 4-epimerase GalE, which produces MKHTILVTGGAGYIGSHTCVELLNNGFEVIVVDNLSNSKIESLKRIETITGHKPGFYQADITDQAALREIFKAHKIDAVVHFAGLKAVGESCQQPLSYYRNNIYGTQVLLETMDEFAVKRLVFSSSATVYGDPHAVPILESFPLQATNPYGRTKLFIEEILRDVSNADSLNGNGQPWQFAILRYFNPIGAHSSGLIGEDPNGIPNNLMPFLSQVAIGKLPVLSVFGNDYPTKDGTGVRDYIHVVDLAQGHIKALQYLLGKSADTAICDAVNLGTGNGYSVLEMVNTFIEVTGQAVPYKIAPRRAGDVAACYADPSLAEAKIGWKAERDLKQMMTDTWRWQKNNPNGYH; this is translated from the coding sequence ATGAAACACACCATCTTAGTGACGGGCGGCGCCGGCTATATCGGCAGCCATACCTGCGTAGAACTGCTGAATAACGGTTTCGAGGTCATCGTTGTCGACAACCTAAGTAACAGCAAAATCGAATCGCTGAAACGTATCGAAACCATTACCGGACATAAACCCGGTTTCTATCAAGCCGACATTACCGACCAAGCCGCGCTACGCGAGATTTTTAAAGCACATAAAATCGATGCGGTGGTTCATTTCGCCGGCCTGAAAGCCGTCGGCGAATCCTGCCAGCAACCCCTGAGCTATTACCGCAACAACATCTACGGCACCCAAGTGTTACTGGAAACGATGGATGAGTTTGCAGTGAAAAGATTGGTATTCAGCTCGTCGGCGACCGTTTACGGCGATCCACACGCCGTACCGATTCTGGAAAGCTTTCCGCTGCAAGCCACCAATCCTTACGGCCGTACCAAACTGTTTATCGAGGAAATCCTGCGCGATGTCAGCAATGCCGACAGCCTGAACGGCAACGGCCAGCCCTGGCAATTTGCAATACTGCGCTATTTCAACCCCATCGGCGCGCACAGCAGCGGTTTGATCGGTGAAGATCCCAACGGCATACCCAATAATCTGATGCCGTTTTTATCGCAAGTCGCCATCGGTAAGCTGCCGGTCCTGTCGGTATTCGGCAACGACTACCCCACCAAGGACGGCACCGGCGTGCGCGATTACATCCACGTCGTCGATCTGGCGCAAGGCCATATCAAAGCCTTGCAATACCTGCTCGGTAAATCCGCCGATACCGCTATTTGCGATGCGGTTAATTTAGGAACCGGCAACGGCTACAGCGTATTGGAAATGGTCAATACCTTCATTGAGGTGACGGGCCAAGCGGTACCCTACAAAATCGCACCACGCAGAGCCGGCGATGTCGCGGCCTGTTACGCTGATCCCAGCCTGGCCGAAGCAAAAATAGGTTGGAAAGCCGAGCGGGATTTAAAACAAATGATGACCGACACCTGGCGCTGGCAGAAAAACAATCCCAACGGTTACCACTAA
- a CDS encoding DUF484 family protein, with translation MGPSLEQDITTDLRVLESHLDGMLNRVQHNSLTLKRLQSFEMRLLGLSSLAEMIEFILGEAKALFQLDVISLCLIDPKNEIAGYLEVDNYNYRDREGLFLASSEWQLRHSFGLSDQPFLGSYQTTICEKFFSESNQQKPASVVIAPLIRRDRYLGSLNLGSYHNERFMQGMATDFVEHIASVISICLENNLNVETMRRTSLVDPLTGVNNRRFLEQRIEEELDRSQRNREPLSCLFLDIDFFKRINDGFGHQAGDHVLAVVAGIIKKLLRNNDVLARYGGEEFVALLSQSDESTASEIAERIRLSIANLRVEYGDQAIPVTISIGVATYQPSRAQKKLVAEIALQLVQTADAALYEAKRKGRNRIENGGLVLVTEPA, from the coding sequence GTGGGGCCGAGCTTGGAACAGGATATAACAACAGATCTGCGGGTTTTGGAAAGTCATTTGGACGGTATGCTCAACCGCGTCCAACACAACAGCTTGACCTTGAAGCGATTGCAAAGCTTTGAAATGCGTTTACTGGGGCTTAGTTCGTTGGCGGAGATGATCGAGTTCATTCTCGGTGAAGCCAAGGCACTGTTCCAATTGGACGTAATCAGCTTGTGTTTGATCGACCCTAAAAACGAAATCGCCGGTTACCTGGAAGTGGATAATTATAATTATCGGGACCGGGAAGGGCTGTTTTTAGCGAGTAGCGAATGGCAATTGCGGCATAGTTTTGGTCTGTCCGACCAGCCGTTTCTGGGGAGCTATCAAACCACGATTTGCGAGAAGTTTTTCTCCGAATCGAATCAACAAAAACCGGCGTCGGTGGTGATTGCGCCGCTGATTCGCCGGGATCGGTATTTGGGCTCGTTGAATCTGGGCAGTTATCACAACGAGCGTTTCATGCAAGGTATGGCGACCGATTTTGTCGAGCACATCGCCTCGGTCATCAGTATTTGCCTGGAAAACAATCTTAATGTCGAAACCATGCGGCGCACCAGTTTGGTCGATCCCTTGACCGGCGTGAACAATCGGCGGTTTTTGGAGCAGCGTATAGAGGAAGAGCTGGATCGCAGCCAACGCAATCGCGAACCTTTGTCCTGCCTATTTCTGGATATTGATTTTTTCAAGCGCATCAACGACGGTTTTGGACACCAGGCTGGCGATCATGTACTGGCTGTCGTGGCCGGCATCATCAAGAAATTGCTGCGCAATAACGATGTGCTGGCGCGTTACGGCGGCGAGGAGTTTGTGGCTTTGCTGTCGCAATCCGATGAAAGTACGGCCTCGGAAATTGCCGAGCGGATTCGTTTGAGTATTGCTAATTTACGGGTGGAGTATGGCGATCAAGCCATCCCGGTGACTATTTCGATTGGTGTGGCGACTTACCAGCCTAGCCGGGCGCAGAAAAAGCTTGTCGCCGAGATTGCCTTGCAATTGGTGCAAACCGCCGATGCTGCTTTGTACGAAGCCAAACGTAAAGGCAGAAATCGTATTGAGAATGGCGGGCTGGTGTTAGTAACCGAGCCTGCTTAG
- a CDS encoding RNA polymerase sigma factor has translation MNSLTFNIDDLFLSHRDSLIHTIFGIVGCPQTAEDLAHEAYIKMLHALEIQDISYPRPFLYQIAKNLALDHLRKERIRQRADDSKTADTDEDISLLDNLPDDTPTPEQQASDQQELALMLAALEQLPERRRQILVLHKFHHWNYERIAAYYGISRSAVEKNVQAALTHLLASRQD, from the coding sequence ATGAACAGCCTCACCTTCAACATCGACGATTTATTTTTGAGCCATCGCGATTCGTTGATTCACACTATTTTCGGCATCGTCGGCTGCCCGCAAACCGCGGAAGACTTGGCGCATGAAGCTTACATAAAAATGCTGCACGCCCTGGAAATCCAAGACATCAGTTACCCGCGGCCGTTTCTATACCAAATCGCAAAAAACCTGGCACTGGATCATCTGCGTAAAGAACGTATTCGCCAACGCGCCGACGACTCAAAAACGGCCGATACGGACGAAGATATATCGCTGCTGGACAATTTGCCGGACGATACCCCGACGCCCGAACAGCAAGCGTCCGATCAACAAGAACTGGCATTGATGCTGGCAGCGCTTGAGCAATTACCCGAACGGCGCAGGCAAATTCTGGTGTTGCACAAATTTCACCATTGGAATTACGAGCGGATCGCCGCCTATTACGGCATATCGCGTAGCGCGGTAGAGAAGAATGTACAGGCAGCTCTGACTCATTTATTAGCCAGCCGGCAAGACTAG
- a CDS encoding FecR family protein, which produces MPLRFDQEVPSQGNVQDQALAWFARLQDHKSGAADQAEFACWLAADPTHQTAYDKVVQLWQSPALNAALSQYASIPLRPPAQPQSTMRRWAAAASITLISGWFLASTGCLQRWQADIATATGEQRRVILADGSALVLNTDSAVKLDYAGQQRGVTLLSGEAYFEVQADKSRPFIVTTEQGTVRVVGTRFSVKTGDTTQVNVESGLVICSAEQGQNRQLSVGQHTEIDTHSVAEISNIDTGKTFAWLKGRLIFQDRTLAEVITELDRYHPGAIVIADAKLAHTRITGNYKLEDTDSLLRTLANITGAKIVNISTYLTILKN; this is translated from the coding sequence ATGCCTTTACGTTTTGATCAGGAAGTTCCATCGCAGGGTAATGTCCAAGATCAAGCACTTGCCTGGTTTGCCCGCTTACAAGACCATAAAAGCGGTGCGGCCGATCAAGCCGAGTTTGCCTGCTGGTTAGCCGCCGACCCCACGCATCAAACCGCTTACGACAAAGTGGTGCAACTCTGGCAATCGCCAGCATTGAACGCCGCCCTAAGCCAATACGCCAGCATCCCACTTCGGCCGCCCGCACAGCCTCAATCGACAATGCGGCGCTGGGCTGCAGCCGCCAGCATTACCTTGATTAGCGGCTGGTTCCTGGCTTCAACCGGCTGCTTGCAACGCTGGCAAGCTGACATCGCCACCGCCACGGGCGAACAGCGCCGAGTAATACTGGCAGACGGTTCCGCGCTGGTTCTAAATACCGATAGTGCGGTAAAACTGGATTACGCCGGTCAACAGCGCGGCGTAACCTTATTAAGCGGCGAAGCCTATTTTGAGGTGCAAGCCGACAAAAGCCGGCCGTTTATTGTGACGACAGAACAGGGAACAGTGCGCGTGGTGGGCACCCGCTTCAGCGTCAAAACCGGCGATACTACCCAAGTGAATGTCGAAAGCGGCCTAGTGATTTGTAGCGCCGAACAAGGCCAAAACCGACAATTAAGCGTCGGCCAACATACCGAGATCGATACCCACAGCGTTGCGGAAATCAGCAACATAGATACCGGTAAAACCTTTGCTTGGCTAAAAGGCCGCTTGATCTTTCAAGATCGAACCTTGGCAGAAGTGATAACCGAATTGGACCGCTACCATCCCGGCGCCATCGTCATCGCCGACGCCAAATTGGCACACACCCGGATAACCGGAAATTACAAACTGGAAGATACCGATAGCCTGCTGCGAACCTTGGCGAACATAACCGGCGCCAAAATCGTGAATATTTCCACTTACCTGACGATACTGAAAAACTAA
- a CDS encoding TonB-dependent receptor, producing the protein MKPPHLSPPCALRKLSIAIALSLPGLISVPAQAAETATSQPASQRFNIPAQPLADAINAFISSSDWQVGFPAELAKNCLSSNINGNYTPQQALHILLQGTGLNYRMTGENKATLEKVAVSEPQSATTMPAVTVTGKGVYDSTDPYNSDYRLPNATTGTKTDTPIMETPFSVQVVTKQVLQDQQVTRIDKAVQNVSGVTLGAINQGATDGYQIRGFQNNITYRDGVLIPTIVGGSAGTKRDTTNIERVEVLKGPGSILFGRAEPGGIVNIVTKQPLTTPYYALQQQFGSYDFYRTTLDATAPITKDDKLLYRLNMSYENAGSFRDFIEGERVFVAPVVRWNISERTQATLELEYQHYNDQPDPGITRIGNRPANVPLDTALHEPLNNKNVGDRVLVGFNWSHEFNDSWKLTHRFTSEFMEKESKTLNFGAANANGLLTRNFNNATPASQRYFTSLNLIGNISTGALKHKLLWGYDYFVIDDQITNRYGGSVSGFNIFNPVYLTASPALTKRDDQGYTQSWHGLYFQDQIELPYHFHALGGLRYDNAEGINNILGRVTESVDHISPRGGLLWQPVNWLSLYGSYTENFGGTNSLFNTDGTSLPPESAQQWETGFKTEFWGGRLRTTVSYFELTKQNLFTAIPGDPNGNGRAIGEAISKGIEFDTTGEIIPGWNVIATYAYTPFAKITKDVDPTGGIGNQGNRLFLAPKHSGSFWSTYEFQTSDLRGLKFGAGAIAQGQKEGNAGNTYELPGFVTANLMASYQMKVGSTKVTTQFNVDNLLDKNYYAGTNSGSFITIGTPRTFMGSVRVEF; encoded by the coding sequence ATGAAGCCCCCACACCTGTCCCCGCCTTGTGCATTACGCAAACTCAGCATTGCCATAGCACTGAGTTTACCGGGCTTGATAAGCGTTCCCGCCCAAGCCGCAGAAACCGCCACTAGCCAACCAGCCAGTCAACGTTTTAACATCCCCGCCCAACCGCTGGCTGACGCCATTAACGCCTTTATCAGCAGCAGCGACTGGCAAGTGGGCTTTCCCGCAGAGCTGGCCAAAAACTGCCTATCCAGCAACATTAACGGCAACTACACACCGCAGCAAGCCCTACACATCTTGCTGCAAGGCACCGGCCTCAACTACCGCATGACTGGTGAAAACAAAGCTACGCTGGAAAAAGTAGCCGTTAGTGAACCGCAATCGGCAACGACTATGCCAGCGGTAACGGTGACTGGTAAGGGGGTTTATGATTCAACGGATCCTTATAATTCGGATTACCGTTTGCCCAACGCCACTACAGGCACCAAGACAGATACGCCGATCATGGAAACGCCGTTCTCGGTGCAGGTAGTGACCAAGCAAGTGCTGCAAGACCAACAAGTGACACGTATCGACAAAGCGGTACAAAACGTTAGCGGGGTAACACTTGGAGCAATTAATCAAGGCGCGACAGATGGTTACCAAATCAGAGGTTTCCAAAATAATATTACTTACCGGGACGGAGTTTTAATTCCTACCATTGTCGGCGGTAGCGCCGGAACTAAGCGAGACACAACCAATATAGAGCGAGTGGAAGTTCTCAAAGGGCCGGGATCTATATTGTTTGGTCGAGCAGAGCCGGGGGGGATTGTAAATATCGTCACTAAACAGCCTCTCACAACTCCGTACTATGCCCTACAGCAACAGTTTGGGTCATATGATTTCTACCGAACCACCTTGGATGCGACTGCACCAATCACAAAGGACGACAAGCTGCTCTATAGACTTAATATGTCCTATGAAAACGCAGGCTCTTTCCGAGATTTTATTGAAGGGGAGCGGGTTTTTGTGGCCCCAGTTGTGAGATGGAATATCAGCGAGAGAACACAAGCGACCCTTGAACTTGAATATCAACACTACAACGATCAGCCTGATCCGGGTATCACTCGAATAGGTAATCGTCCTGCGAATGTTCCATTAGATACGGCGCTACACGAGCCATTAAACAATAAGAATGTCGGCGATAGAGTTCTGGTTGGATTTAATTGGTCACATGAGTTCAATGATAGCTGGAAATTAACTCATCGGTTTACATCCGAATTCATGGAAAAAGAAAGCAAAACTTTAAACTTTGGCGCAGCCAATGCTAATGGTTTGCTTACTCGCAATTTCAACAATGCAACACCTGCATCGCAACGATATTTTACGTCGCTTAATTTGATAGGAAACATTTCAACCGGTGCGCTTAAGCATAAATTATTGTGGGGCTACGATTATTTTGTTATCGATGACCAGATAACGAATAGATATGGTGGATCGGTTTCGGGATTTAATATTTTCAACCCGGTCTATTTAACAGCATCCCCTGCTTTAACGAAACGGGATGATCAAGGATATACCCAGTCCTGGCACGGTTTGTATTTTCAAGACCAAATTGAGCTTCCCTACCATTTTCATGCACTTGGTGGACTTCGTTACGACAATGCCGAAGGGATAAACAATATTCTTGGACGTGTCACCGAATCAGTTGATCATATTAGTCCTCGTGGTGGTTTATTATGGCAGCCAGTCAATTGGCTTTCACTTTATGGAAGCTACACCGAAAATTTTGGTGGCACCAATAGTTTATTTAATACGGATGGAACTTCACTCCCACCAGAAAGCGCTCAACAATGGGAAACAGGTTTTAAAACCGAATTTTGGGGTGGGAGGTTAAGAACGACAGTATCTTATTTCGAATTAACTAAACAGAATCTTTTTACTGCAATTCCAGGAGACCCCAATGGAAATGGCCGTGCAATTGGCGAAGCTATAAGCAAGGGGATAGAGTTTGATACTACGGGAGAAATCATTCCCGGTTGGAATGTTATCGCAACTTACGCTTACACACCTTTTGCAAAAATAACTAAAGATGTTGATCCTACTGGGGGAATTGGTAACCAGGGAAATAGATTATTTTTAGCCCCAAAACATTCCGGAAGCTTCTGGAGTACTTACGAATTTCAAACCAGTGATTTGCGAGGACTTAAGTTCGGTGCGGGAGCCATCGCGCAGGGTCAAAAAGAAGGCAACGCAGGAAATACTTATGAGTTGCCTGGCTTTGTTACAGCAAACCTAATGGCAAGCTACCAAATGAAAGTTGGGAGTACAAAAGTAACGACCCAATTCAATGTTGATAACTTGCTGGATAAAAACTACTACGCAGGCACTAATAGTGGAAGTTTTATCACCATCGGAACACCCCGAACTTTTATGGGATCGGTTCGAGTAGAGTTTTAA
- a CDS encoding PepSY domain-containing protein, translating to MAAMELTRKNRRKFWLKVHLYLGIVAGAIFVIIGLTGSLLAFELPLDEWLNSNLMIVSVETGHESYQPIDKIVASGIGALPIIGKAISLDFPRRDGLAFALWFEQPSPDASYLERHQIFINPYTAEVTGQRLLIDFERIWRDPFKDFILRLHYSLGLAKAGMNIVGFIGLGLLFSVLTGLILWWPTPGKFRNSLTIKKNASVERLTFDLHKTFGFYSAIVLLFLILSGVYLIFPEYGRGLISVFSPVSPAWPNIKSVLQEHNQVPISFSRVLEITDMRYPDGEYRRIDFPQDKQGVYLVSKREFDEPNQKHSFRRLWIDQYSGEIIHIQDRTTRSAGDAFVDWLYPLHSGEALGLLGQLIILISGFVPLVLYLTGFIRWLQKRRAKLAAAVIQAKKNPD from the coding sequence ATGGCTGCAATGGAACTGACACGAAAAAATCGCCGCAAATTCTGGCTAAAAGTACATTTGTATCTTGGTATAGTTGCAGGGGCGATCTTCGTAATTATTGGCTTAACTGGGAGTTTGTTAGCATTTGAACTTCCATTAGACGAGTGGCTAAATTCTAACCTTATGATAGTTTCCGTTGAAACCGGGCATGAAAGTTACCAGCCAATCGATAAGATTGTAGCATCCGGTATTGGTGCCTTGCCGATCATTGGCAAAGCGATCAGCCTTGATTTCCCACGACGCGACGGACTTGCGTTTGCTCTGTGGTTTGAACAGCCATCACCCGATGCGAGCTATCTGGAAAGACATCAAATTTTTATCAATCCCTATACAGCAGAAGTAACTGGGCAGCGGTTATTAATCGATTTTGAACGGATATGGCGCGATCCGTTTAAGGATTTTATTTTGCGCTTGCATTATTCATTGGGTCTGGCGAAAGCAGGGATGAATATCGTGGGTTTTATAGGCTTGGGTTTATTGTTTTCTGTTTTGACAGGCTTAATTTTGTGGTGGCCAACCCCCGGTAAATTTAGAAACTCACTGACAATCAAGAAAAACGCGAGCGTTGAACGATTAACTTTCGATTTGCATAAGACTTTTGGTTTTTATAGCGCAATTGTTCTTCTATTTTTGATTTTATCGGGTGTGTATTTAATTTTTCCGGAATACGGTCGCGGCTTAATAAGCGTATTTTCTCCGGTTTCTCCAGCGTGGCCCAACATTAAGAGTGTTTTGCAAGAGCATAATCAAGTACCAATCAGTTTTTCTCGAGTTTTAGAGATCACCGACATGCGCTACCCTGATGGGGAATATCGGCGAATTGATTTTCCGCAAGATAAGCAAGGTGTGTATCTGGTAAGTAAGCGAGAATTTGATGAACCCAATCAAAAGCATTCGTTTCGACGCCTTTGGATCGATCAATACAGCGGAGAAATTATTCATATTCAGGATAGAACCACACGCAGTGCCGGAGATGCTTTTGTTGATTGGCTCTATCCGTTACACAGTGGCGAAGCACTTGGTTTGCTTGGACAGCTTATTATTTTAATTTCTGGATTTGTGCCGTTAGTGCTTTATTTAACTGGTTTTATTCGTTGGCTGCAAAAACGCCGGGCAAAATTAGCCGCCGCCGTTATTCAGGCCAAGAAAAATCCCGACTAA
- a CDS encoding RNA polymerase sigma factor has protein sequence MPNRHIRLLDFLFQRHNKELLVFAEQRAGRQHAEDLVQDAYLRLLQHGNTDAIDNHRAYLYRITANLSGDLHRREQIVPFVNDEESETDAVACPMPQPDAVAESRERLRICLHALDSLPEIVRTVFLLHRVDGLTYPEIAKAFAIPPRTVERYCIKALAHCSKSVSQDID, from the coding sequence ATGCCCAATCGCCATATTCGCCTATTGGACTTTCTATTCCAAAGACACAACAAGGAACTGCTGGTGTTCGCCGAACAACGGGCCGGCCGCCAACATGCCGAGGATCTGGTTCAGGATGCTTATCTCAGGCTCTTGCAGCACGGCAACACCGACGCCATCGACAATCACCGCGCCTACCTGTATCGCATCACCGCCAACCTGAGCGGCGACCTACACAGACGCGAGCAAATCGTCCCTTTCGTCAACGACGAAGAATCGGAAACGGACGCTGTAGCCTGCCCGATGCCGCAACCCGATGCCGTCGCCGAAAGCCGGGAACGCCTGCGAATTTGCCTGCACGCGCTGGACAGCCTGCCGGAAATTGTTCGTACCGTGTTTCTGCTACACCGCGTCGACGGTCTGACCTATCCCGAAATCGCCAAGGCTTTCGCTATCCCGCCGCGCACCGTCGAGCGCTATTGCATCAAGGCGTTGGCCCACTGTAGCAAATCCGTCAGCCAGGACATCGATTAA